In Mya arenaria isolate MELC-2E11 chromosome 1, ASM2691426v1, the genomic stretch ACTATTAAATTGCGcttttataaagttaaaaaaaaaaataaaatggaacagatttaatatatacaagaaacataattatatgcagCATGTAGTGAACAAATGCTATAACGTGTACGATGTAGCGATGTAGTCACTCAGTGACTAACacaattaatcaaaataatgtaaatataaaaataacaatcaatGAAACTGAAAGGACAACATTATTTTGGTAGCACAAACGCTaatttttcagttttcaaattgttttacaccccccccccccaactttCCCCATTTCATTTTGGTTTGCCTAATCACTGAATTGTTAATTTTCCTACCTTTCAATGGAATCATGAAAAAAGAACTCTTTAAATCATACAGCGTTAGGAAGCTCATGAATCTTAATAATcttacaacataattattataatcctcgaatatttcttaaatatattttcgttTAATTTTTTACGAAGCCAATGCACTTCTGTTGTATAACATTGCTTGTAACACGACTCTGTTATAATCTCAACATATGAGATTTTCAATAAGCTAGCAAGAAGCCTCAAAATAAAACACCTCCGCAACTGTGTTTGAAAGGATGTTCATTCTagcttaaaatataatttatttttcgaaatTCTATGCGACTTAGTTATGAAGGATGGAGggagttggggggggggggggggggtatgctTTATTTGTGACTTatgatgttaatattttaaaatgtcatcatGGACGTTGCATAGGTATCACTTGAATATAAAGAACTTTTTAGCATGAAATATGATTGCATTCGTAATTTTCAACTCAGCAAAAATGTAAGGTGACCAAATGTTAAagttgatttaaatatatatcaacaataaTGTTAAGCATACGTGAACTATTTTGCTAACACAACACTGAGGAAACTCTGCTCTCGCTTTATGACAGAATACAAGCACGAGATCTCTGCGCGCCTCTAGCCTTGGCCACAAATCTCGCGACTTGTAGCGCAGTCCCGATGCTGTTTTTGGGCAGGTTGGACTCTCCGTTCTCCTCGCCCGTGCCGTTCATGCCGGGTTGGTGTTTCTGTCGGCTGGGCAGACACTGCAGGAACTCCACATTGTCCTCGTAGTGGGGGTCGGCGAGGGCCAGAACGGTCAGACTTCCGTCCACACAGCCTATAATGACGGACATTCCTCCGGGGCTGCACGTCATCACTTTCACTTCAGCCTGGGCCTTGTACTTGGCGATCATTTTCCCGTCCGAAAGCCGAAACACTCTCAATGTTCTGTGACCAGAATGGTAATATATGACATGACGATCGTTATTGCTAAATATAGTGTCCACATTGAATACTCCTTCAGCTATTCGAGGAATCAATGTCTTCGTAGTTTTTCCATGTTTAAGCTCTATATACTCCAAACCACCGCGACTTGGGGCATATAAACCATGTTTTCCTGTCTTTGTAACCTGTCCGTTCCATCGATTGACAGATCTCactaatgttttcttttttagatCCAAGATATTCCCTTTGTCCTCGTCAATTAGAGCCACTTGATTTGGATCGTGCGGCATTGGGATCAATTTAATCATTGGTTTGTATGTGCTATACTTCAGTTGCAGATTGTACAGATGAGTTCCGGTCTTTGCGTGATACACTCCAATAACATCACCGCTCTTGTCCACGGCCGGGAGCGCGAGGAAAGACCCGTCACAGGTTACAACCCCGTCCTTGTAAACACTCACTCCAAACTcgaatttatatatttgatcaCCTTCCGGCAGTGAGTAACACGCACACGTTCCTTTATTTATGCCTTGTTTCGCGATTGCAATTATGCGTGTATCGTTTTCATTTCTAATAAGTTTTTGAGTGTCCCTCAAAGGAAGAGTTTTTATTGCAGCGTCCTTCGAAACATCCCATATCACTATATTAGCAGTCTCAGCCGCGCATACAAAATTCGCGTCTCCAGTGAGTACGGCCTCAGTGATGACTGACGTCGACGTTGTGGTTCCGAACGTCTTGAGCAGTTTTCCGTTCTCGAGATTCCATACGCCGACACAGTTTCTGCTAGTTGTCACACAGATGGGCACCTCTGAAGCCAGGTCCATGGTCTCTATGGGCTTTTCGAGCCTGTCTATGGAGTGCACATCCTCCAGAATGTTGTCGAAGTTCCACACCTTGATTGTCTTATCGATAGAAGACGAGATGACTTTATTGCACCCAGTTGAAACCGCTGTGAGAGCGATTATACGACCAAAATGAGCATCCAGCACTTTCACCATATTGCCTTGTTTTACGTCCCAGACGTAAACGTTCTTTCTCACGGCGGCGACCACGAAATGATTGTTTCTCGTAAGCGTCACCATTCCTGACAGCTGGTTTTTGGTAGGGATATTGCGCGTACCATGGGGTAACTTAAGTGGTACCATGATGTCTGTTTTGAGATTCCACAATTTGTAACCGAGAGGAATGGTAGCAACAAGGAAGTTTTCGTCTTCCGAAAGGTTAAGCGCAAACACTAAGTCGAAATTGTCACCTAATGTCCGATCATAACGCCATGCATCACCCTGCCGTGTGTATACCGCCACTGCGTTATCACTTATTTCTATACACGTGTACATCAATTGTTTATCTTTTGACAAAGATATGGCACTATGAAACTCAAACGGTTCTATGGAATTGTCACTCATTTCTAGAGTCATCTCAGAATCGCCAGTCCCGCCGCTCTTAACAACAAGGTAGACTTTACCGTCAGGCCCGAACTCAGCCGAGAGTATCGGCATGCTCATTTCAATAGTATGTCTGGACAGAAAAGTACCACTGATTGTGTACAAGAACCATTCTTGAGCAGTCCAAATAACAATATGTGTGTTATTCATAGTGGTACCTGTAACTAGAGACTCTTTGATTTCTTTCAAAGGTGGCATGATTTTCACGTGTTCGCCTGTGAGTATATTGCACACTATCACTTGGTTGTTATTCGTAAATCCCGCTGCGTACTTGTCGTTCTCCGACACCGCCAAACTTTGCATGATTCCTTCAATTCCGGGAGCAATCTGTCTGAATACTTCGCCCGTGGAGAGATCAAATATGATGAACTTGTTTGACACTGAAATCAAATACTTTGCGTTTGAAGTAACCGCAATACCAAACGGAGCGAACAAATGACCTTCAAGTGAGAACTGCAGCGGGCCCCCGGGAGTGTGGAGACAGTGATGTACCGGAACCAGCGCGCACCTCGTCAGCCCGTCCGTGTCACACTGTTGGATCAACATTCGGATATTTTCGTTCATCGTGAAGTAAGGTAGAAGTCTTCCAATTATCTGCGGTCCGAGGTTGTCGGGATAATGACTGAGAATGGAACTAGACAGTCTGATGACGTCAGCTATCAACTTGACGTCTTTCTGGTACACGTGGTCAAGCAGATCCTCGAAATCAGACAACACCGATTGTAACGGCATTGAATTGAGTTTTGCGTGCAGCCAGTTGTAGTTGAAGATCACCTGGGAGTACAGCTCTTCGTAGCGGTGTGAGCGGATGAGATGGTATGGGAGCTCATTCAGTTTTCTTAAATTGTGACGGATCGGTCGACCGTGTTCGTCCATAAACACCAGTGGTTGGAGTGGGACCTTTCGATCACTCTCGCCTCCTTTCTGCTCAAGATGGAACATTTTTCGTTGGCCTTCCGTATATTCAAAGGGCTTTGGCTTGCCACCACCCCAAATACCAAGAAAGTATTCAGAAATATTAGAGTGGATTTCACTCACATAGTTCAAGTTCTTAAAATAGCGCTCTTTGGCAGCCTCAATGAACTGCCGGTGATACCAGTTGACCACGCTGACGCCGTCTGCCTCACGCTCGCTGAGATAAGACGGCAGATCGCTACGGATCCTCGTCCACAACAGTGGCGGGATTCTCCGGACTGGCGGAAGGTGATACTGGTACACATCGTTCAGAACCTTTTCGTCGAGGGACAACAGATCTTCTAGCTCTGCTTCTGAAAGACCGCTCTTTGCCGCCGTGATATATCCAAAAGCATGGGCAACTAATGTTCGTCCATGCTGAATCTCAATTCTTTCAAACAGTTTGTATATACTGTCATGTATCGTAAATGCTAGTGATACATTTTGTAAGGACGTGTAGGATTTCCACCTACAAACCTCATCAAACACGAGTTTCACATACAACGGAAGATTGCACTTTGTGAACGCTTCATTGACTAGTTCCATTTGTTCCTCGGTCAAAGTTCTATTTGCGTTTTTCAACCAGAATTGTAAAATCGTCGCACTGAGATTTTCACCTAGAGGTAACACAGGGACGTAGTTTTCAGGAATCTCAATCATGCTGTGTAACGTGTCCAAAATGCCGAAATAATTCGGAAGTGTTGAAACGATAAGCCTCACATACGGCGGAAGCTGGGTTGGTAGCCATGCTAATTGGTGAGCGCCATCTGCGCCCGATAGCTGGTCTAACGAGTCAAGGATCAATATAAGCGGCTTACTCTTGGAGGCACAGCACAACAGCTTTTTGAAGTGGTTGACGAGGGGTGAGAGCTCGTCGGGGATGTACTCGTCTGGTTCTTCGTACAGCCACATGAGATGGCGGGAGAGGCTGGTGAGGAGTGGGATGACGGACGAGCTGTTCGGAGTCGTTCCAAGGAATCGCAGCACTAAGAACGGCGTCTGCTTTGGACCGAACCATGACCGAGACTGCAAGGGAAggtttgtacattttaattgCAATACATTGACACGTATACGGTCGAAATATTGGAGTATACGTATGAGGTTAATCATTTAATAGCCTTAAAATGGACCATGAAAAGCTGTTAAGTAAACGCCATCGTCAAATCAagga encodes the following:
- the LOC128226812 gene encoding NACHT and WD repeat domain-containing protein 2-like; protein product: MAAMTMDKSELKADRAIEKADKGDKKPENGSVKVDKEKKPEKSDTLENGVADRKGDTCDKKADKGEKSGEKKETEENWGVGLNGDAGSVDGEGEEGEEVLLDEEREKLMRVLVGELEDLPPLGSKIVRIFTSSTFTDTTLERNALMEKVYPKLKSNLREKHGLEFQVVDMRWGVRDEATDDHMTTTLCMQEIDNCQRLSIGPNFIVFLGQKYGYRPLPTHIDAEEFLLLRDCAQGETEELALMDLWYRRDDNTVPAVFILQPISSILTNFNNKRQRRLMEADQATWWETFGKLQRILRKSAQVLFIAKKITREEMHNYFMSVTEREVTRGVLMAKNVHDHCLAYVREIENINITLLRFASKFVDFASRNVDGEAQKLLKTLRDDKLPAKMPDSNIVKFKVEWGGKEGIDMETHKEYIETFCQHFYDNVLRLVDNAMDRNEKLSSNPVYVEVLQHLKACYNSCKVFQGREDIVDRIKQYVLGKYDKPLILHGASGCGKTSLMAKGASQSRSWFGPKQTPFLVLRFLGTTPNSSSVIPLLTSLSRHLMWLYEEPDEYIPDELSPLVNHFKKLLCCASKSKPLILILDSLDQLSGADGAHQLAWLPTQLPPYVRLIVSTLPNYFGILDTLHSMIEIPENYVPVLPLGENLSATILQFWLKNANRTLTEEQMELVNEAFTKCNLPLYVKLVFDEVCRWKSYTSLQNVSLAFTIHDSIYKLFERIEIQHGRTLVAHAFGYITAAKSGLSEAELEDLLSLDEKVLNDVYQYHLPPVRRIPPLLWTRIRSDLPSYLSEREADGVSVVNWYHRQFIEAAKERYFKNLNYVSEIHSNISEYFLGIWGGGKPKPFEYTEGQRKMFHLEQKGGESDRKVPLQPLVFMDEHGRPIRHNLRKLNELPYHLIRSHRYEELYSQVIFNYNWLHAKLNSMPLQSVLSDFEDLLDHVYQKDVKLIADVIRLSSSILSHYPDNLGPQIIGRLLPYFTMNENIRMLIQQCDTDGLTRCALVPVHHCLHTPGGPLQFSLEGHLFAPFGIAVTSNAKYLISVSNKFIIFDLSTGEVFRQIAPGIEGIMQSLAVSENDKYAAGFTNNNQVIVCNILTGEHVKIMPPLKEIKESLVTGTTMNNTHIVIWTAQEWFLYTISGTFLSRHTIEMSMPILSAEFGPDGKVYLVVKSGGTGDSEMTLEMSDNSIEPFEFHSAISLSKDKQLMYTCIEISDNAVAVYTRQGDAWRYDRTLGDNFDLVFALNLSEDENFLVATIPLGYKLWNLKTDIMVPLKLPHGTRNIPTKNQLSGMVTLTRNNHFVVAAVRKNVYVWDVKQGNMVKVLDAHFGRIIALTAVSTGCNKVISSSIDKTIKVWNFDNILEDVHSIDRLEKPIETMDLASEVPICVTTSRNCVGVWNLENGKLLKTFGTTTSTSVITEAVLTGDANFVCAAETANIVIWDVSKDAAIKTLPLRDTQKLIRNENDTRIIAIAKQGINKGTCACYSLPEGDQIYKFEFGVSVYKDGVVTCDGSFLALPAVDKSGDVIGVYHAKTGTHLYNLQLKYSTYKPMIKLIPMPHDPNQVALIDEDKGNILDLKKKTLVRSVNRWNGQVTKTGKHGLYAPSRGGLEYIELKHGKTTKTLIPRIAEGVFNVDTIFSNNDRHVIYYHSGHRTLRVFRLSDGKMIAKYKAQAEVKVMTCSPGGMSVIIGCVDGSLTVLALADPHYEDNVEFLQCLPSRQKHQPGMNGTGEENGESNLPKNSIGTALQVARFVAKARGAQRSRACILS